The nucleotide sequence ACCTCACCTCACTGTGCGGCGTGGCCACTGCCAGTACAATCCGCTCACTCTTTATTCCCCCGGCTGCCCTTGTCTCGTTGCGTGTCCCTCCTGCGGTTATGGATCAAGAAACCTCACGAGAACCCCGCCGCTTCAGCCGTATATTGCCGCATTAGTCGGGGCCCAGCACTCGCCGGATCGTTTCTCGCGATCGCATTGCATGCGCTCTTCCTGATCTCCGACGCGGATTGATTTCATTTCCGTCGCGTTGCCGGCGGCGGGATTCGGGGCCGCGGCATTTTGTCtggtattttcttcttcttcttctgtttcttgaTGGGTTTGGTGGGATTTGATCTTGTGGGTGGCTGAAAATGGCTCGCCCCGTTTCTTGGGATTTTGTTTTGGGTAGGTTGAGGAAGAGGAGGGGCAATGGTCGGCAGCGGCGCACAGTCGGCAAGCGGCGCGGAGGTCGAAGACATCGAgctcggcgagcggcggcgcgcggacgagttcgtggacgacgacgaggagggcaGCCAGTACTTCACGGACGCGGAGGACCGGTCGTGGCCCTCGCACTCGCGCCAAGAGTCCGCCGCCTTCGAGGACTGCATCTCGCGGTGCGCCTCCACCCGCGCCAGCTCCTGCGGCGGCGCCGACAGCGACGCGGACATCGAGGCCGGCGGCGGGCACTTCAGGAAGTCGTCGTGCGTGTCCGAGTGCTCGCTGGACGACGTCGACCTGGAGGCCGGGTTTGGCGGCGAGAGCGCCAAGGGCAGCCCCGACCCCGAGAAGGCCGAGAAGAACTGCCGCATTTGCCACCTCGGCCTGGAGAGCGCGGCGGCCGAGTCCGGCGCCGGCATCACGCTCGGCTGCTCCTGCAAGGGCgacctctcctactcccacaagcagtgCGCCGAGACCTGGTTCAAGATCAGAGGCAACAAGTAAGCTCCCACTCTGTCAGTGCGCCGCTACATTTCCTGCTCAGTAATTAACCTGAATAAACTGCCAACTCACTAAAGTTCAGTTAATTGGATTAGGCATAACGCTCGAACAGTTGCAGGCAGGGTTTTTGTTTCAGGGATTTATGTATTCGGTGACAgtaaagaactgaattttgcttgGCTTTTCTGAAAGAGGGTGCATTCGGGTGGATGAACACATGGTTAAGGAATCTTATGAGGTGGTGTTTTCTTTAGTTCTTTGTTTCTTTACATTGGTAAAGGTAAAGGGGGGCAGATGGTGAGGAAAAAGGCAAAGTGCTGGATCGATTAGTAGGGGTATGTATAGGGCTGTAGGAACTAGGAAATGTTGAGATCATTGGAGGGGGGTGAAAGTAGGATTGGTTCTTCAATCTGTCGTTCTCACAGAAACTCATCTGTTTCCTCTCCTGAATTGTTGTGTTGAGTGTTGACCAAGTTTGTTTCTTAATAGATTGACTTGGTCTGATGCGAATCTGTGAGACATGTGTTTCTGTTTGGTGGTGTAGGTCAGGTGACACTTCCCACTACAAAAGTGTTTGTTTTGATGGAACTGTAGGTGAGAATCATGACCTTGGTGATAGgagtattgtgtgtgtgtgtggggggggggggggggggggtatggttCTAGAAAAAATATAATAGCTTCTGTTAGCTCAGAGTATTACTGAATCAGTTACATATCAAAGTGTAGAAGGCACTCAGCAACACGAGCTATCATGGAAAATGAAATTTATCAAATGTCTGGTGATCGTTCTTCATAGAATCGGTCCatataaagaaaaaaaattaactGTTTGCTTATTTTCCAAAATTTTACTTAGGTTTGACagcttcatcatatgatgtataatGATTTATGCAAACTGCTAATAGGCTAATAAGGGTGTTTCCCAAACGATGAAGTTTATGCTGTAGGAGTTCTCACTGTACATTACCTTAAAAGAGGACAAGATGTTCCACTAAAATTAGTCAGACCACAACCAAATATTGCAACTGGCAACAGGAACATTACTAGTGGCTTCTTAATTACATTGGCATTAACAGGAGGAGTTCGAGTAACCCACTGAGGGGCATATTGGCATATAGTGTACAGCGTAGCAGCACATTTCCCCCATACTCGTACAGTGTTGCTGTCATTCAAGGAATCATTGCAATCAATGCTTACCATGTGAAGCTAGCGACGTAACATTCTCATCATTTTAGTTCAGTTTCTAGTGCTGACTTTTTCAATAGGAGTTGGCAATTTTAGAATCCATTGTTTTATGATTGAAATTATACAGTTGTGTGATTGCAACTACATCGAAACTTACTGGGTTGATTTTTTTTATTCCAATCTTGAGAACTTCAGATCATGTAGTGAACTATTTAGCAACTTTTATGTTGTTCCTGTGTTAAGAGAATAGGAAGACCAGACTCGGTGATGTGTCTATCTGCCTATGGTTCCTACGGTTACTAGCATGTTCTATTGCACGGTTAAGCATCATCTACCTATTACCTTTTGAACATTGATGATGACCCTGTAGAATTATTCTGTTCAAGTGCAAAGATAACTATGGGCAATTTGAATGTGGATGACGAACCTAAAATATGTCTCTCCTTTTCTTTGCCCCAGGACCTGTGAGATCTGCAGCTCAACCGCATGCAATGTGGTTGTGTTAGGCGATCCGGAGTTTGTCGAGCAGTCGAACGAATCGAACACCACAGCAGCTGGGCATACATTTCCAAACGAAACCAGGAGATTTTGGCAAGGGCATCGGTTCCTCAACTTCCTTCTGGCATGCATGGTCTTCGCCTTCGTCATCTCATGGCTCTTCCACTTCAACGTCCCGGGGTGAGTTTCACGGCGGACGGTCCCTCAATAAAAAGCTCCAAGGCCATTACGGCAGCAAACATGTGGGTTAGGTTCAACAAATCTGGAGAAACAGGCTAAAAGGTTAAGTTAAGCTGTGAAGAGGTACACAAATATATGGTCGGCGCGGCGGCCTTAAATTTGCCTTGATCGGGGTTCAGTAGCACGAAAGGAACCCTGATCAGGATCTCCTCCCGCCCGCGTGCCCCAAGATTTGAGTGAAGATAGCGGCGAAGAATGGAAGATGTGTTGTTGTTCGCTTGTTCCGTGATTATTGTTGTCTTGGTTTGAAGAAGAACAGGCTTATGTTAGCGTTGTCATTTCCTAGCTTTTTGCCGTTTTGCCTTGTGAGTTGGTGTGGTCTGTGTGTGCAGATTTCTCTACGCCTGCCCTTTGTTCCAGTGTTTATAGTCCTGATAAACAGGATGAGGTGGCAGCCAGCTGTCCTTAGCAAGGAAAATGTAGTGCCAGGTCAGTCCCGAACAAATGTTGCCGAAATAATCATGAGGAAATTATTGTGGAATGCTTGAGCTCACATCTGCGCACGGAAACGATGATAAAAACTTGTGTTCTTTTTTcagatatttttttttgaaaagaattGTGTTTTTATAGATATATACTCCTGGCGAATAACACAACACAATTCTTTTCAAGGGTTGGACCAATATGGGCGACCCACATTGCCATAATTTGGTCGCTGTGAGCGCAGGGCAGATGGCTCTGGCCTCTATGCATCGTGGGTGCGCAGTGCCAGGCATAGGATCTGGTGCGATGAGGCCGCAGAATTCCCAGGACCGCGCAATGAATCGCGACGAGATGCAGCAGTGGTAGTAGCAGAGCGTACTTGAAGGCGCTGTGGCAGCACTGTGCCGCGAGCTGGGCCAGCTATAATTGCATACGAGAATCGGTGAAAAAATTGAAACGATGTGCGCATAAAATGCAGGTTGAGAGGTACCCTTGCATGGATGCGTTTGTTCCTCTCCAGGGCCGGCGCCTGCGCCTGCGCCGGGTGCGTGCGGGGCAGAAGCGAAAACCCTACCAAGGCAAAGGGGAAGCTGCGGCGTGTAGCGTGGTCGCGGTTCCTTCTCCCCAGCACGAAATGGTGAATCCCCGGGCCCAAGGCAAAGTGGAGGGAACTCACACGCAAAACCCAATGGCGGGCATGGGCGGGCGGGCTGCTGCGCGGCGCACTCGATGGCGCCGCGCGTCTTTCGCGGCCACACGCTACTACTCCGTAGGAGTGCCACCACGCATCCGTCGCATGTGCCGCCCAtacggcgcctacgtcgtcgccgTGCACCGGACGCGGCACGGGCCCGCCGCTTGCCCACGCGCGCTAACAGAATGAATGAAACTCGTCCAACCGCGCCACGCGACACGCATGGAGCGACCCCGTCGGACCGGCGGAGAATCGATATGAATGCATCAATAGATGATGATAGAATTAAGCTGGTCTGTCGGTCGGACGATATGTACATGTACACCCACATCCATCATCAATCCTTTTTGGTGTTGTTGTTGAAGGGAAGGCCATCGCAATGGAGGGAGGGTGGCTCAACTGAACGATGGGTGGGGCTTCAGCATGCAGACAGAATGGGCCGGGCAGTTTCGACCGTCGCCCGCCCACAGGATTCTCCTCGGGCGCGCCGGGACAAAACTCCCGGTGGTGGACTACTGGAGAAGCGCTCATGTGCCGTTGGGTGTGGCGTCGGACAGCATGCTGCTCATGTCCTCCTCGGGGTGCCTCCCGTTCATCTGCACCCGCTGCCGCTGAAACAGTCAGAGACAGGCGCGTCAGCCAAAAGGTGGCAGCAAAACTGTAGTACAGGCAGCCCGGCGTGCCTCCATGTGTACAAGCTCAGCTCAACGGATAAACGACTGCGGGTTTCAATTTTTAAGGGGGGTCGAACTTAAGATGGATGATCAACGGGCCGAAAACCCTAGAGTGTTCAGCGCTGAGAGCTAATGCCGTACCCGATCAGTAGGATCCCCATGGTTCCCGTTCAACAGCTTATGGAACTCGTCCTTCAGCATCACGTCTTTCTCATCCTTTGGCCTCCCATCTTTATCTTTGTTGCTCAGCGGAATCAAGGGCGACCCGTTTGAACGGTCCGGCATTTCTGCACAAGATACCCACAAAGAACTCTTGTTACAAAGTGCCTTCAAATAGAAAATCAAAACAAATCATATACTGTGTGTCATGAAAACAGTACCTGGAAGCTTGGTGTCCACGAAGAACACAACTAGATTAACGGCATACCTGTGAGCAAAGCAACTGTTAGAAGACAGGTACTAGAGCAGCCAAATAGTAGCTGATAGTAGGTGAAATGTAAGCTACCAGCCATACCAGGCAACAACAACATCAACGGTGTAGTGCTTGCGAGCGGCAATGATGAGAAGACTTTGAACTATAGCCATGACCCAGGCAAGGAGCTTAATAAACCTGCAATACAAGGTCCACCAGTTCACCTACGATTCGGGCATGGAATACCCACCCAGGGATTTCCCAGATGGAGATTCATCAATTTCAAGCCAAGCATGGGTACGACAATAACCTTTTTGAGCCATATTTGTGATATGTTCGGACGAAAACAAGAGTGAAAATCATATGGGATGAAAATATAAGATCACCACACCCAAGATTTACTCCACGAGGAACTGCAATGGATAATACAAAGTTCTGGATGGTAAGTTGGAAAAACTTGCACAAAATGTCAAGCCAATGATAAAATGGAACTTACAATTGATCAGGAGCACTTCAAGCACATTATTGGGTGGTGGAAGAGTGGCCATATTTGAGCCCTATAAATACAAAGCTATAGATGACTCCATGTATGACTAAACAATAAGTTCTTCCAGGACGTAATGCTGAGAAAGAGCTCATGCAAAAATTGGCTAAGGTGAAACAAGGGCTACCTCACGACAGTGATAGTTTGGACCTGGAAGCTGGGTTGAATAGAATGTAATGATCCTTAAAACCTGTGAAGCCTGGAGAAGCAATATTAAGTAACTTATCTGGGCGTGCAAAATATTATATACATACATGGTTAGGGAGGATGCACTCACAACTAAAAAAGCAAGCACCCTGCGCCAGATTAGGATGGTGTAGAAGCGTTTGCTATGATAAATGAAAGGATGAAAGGTCCACTGCATATAAAAGATAATGTCATGATCCTTGTAATACCCGCCTTGGTTAACACCATCATAGAAAACAGGGGAAATTCATAATAGAAGCCTAAAATAAGGAAGAACTACAAATGACACACAAGCAGGGTATTAACCACCAAGTCCTTTTTGGAAAACAATGATATCAAACAACACATAATGCTTACCTTTTGTTGGAATCATAGATGTCAAACTCAAGAAATAATGACTAATCTGGAGTTTTTCAGGTTATGTGTAATGAACTATTAACTAAACATACAGAAAGAAACAAACACATGGGAATACAGGGATATAAGGTAGGCAGAAGTAGTCAAAACAAGTATTAGAGTATAAGAATTACCTAccagaaaaaaggagaagaagatgaaAACAAATGTGCATTCACTAAGATAATTTTTGTCTTGTCCAAGCTCCTAAAACAAAGCAGTACAAAAACACTGTAATGAAATTATATCAACTTAATAGACATATGACATGCTCTCAAAAGATAAAAGAAATCCACGTACTGGAAGGGCCATAAATCCCAGGTCCTGGAGCAGTGGTCCAGGCCGATGCAAGTAATGCACTCCTCGAGCAGCCAGCCCATGAATATACTAATTATAAAGAACATTATTGTTAATAAACTGTCAAGCATAACACAATAAGTGATCCTAGATAACTAAATGAAGAAAACTTTGAAGTGGACAATCAGGAAATGTCCATCACACTAAAAAAGGAAAAGATAGTAAATGGACTGTAAGGGAAGAAACAATATTAACCAATGGGAATTGTGTTAGTCCGAGCATGCTCAAAGCTGGTTACTTGATATGATTCTGGTTCTGGCAGATATATGCAGCTTGTGAACACACCAGCAGAACTTGTTGACACTAAAGGAGGGTTCGACGAATGCAATCACAGAGAAGAAGGTAAAGCCCGATGAAACATTCACAGCATACAGAGCAGGATTAATTTTCTATGCACAACTTGGTACAAGGCGTTTTTTTTACAGAAACATAAATCTAAATTAATTTTGAGAATGACCTAGAGATGACAGCAAGTCGACAAACAGAATATTATCcatgcatatactccctccgttccaaaatagatgatcaAACTTTGTACTAaccttagtacaaagttgggtcatctattttggaacggagggagtaagttaTAGACCGATGCAGAACACGACAATTCATCTCTACAACACGACATAAATCGCATAACAATGCTGCTCCAGCAGCGACAAACATTTGAACAAAATGcttacccgcgctcattatactaTTCGACGATCAATTATTCCCGACATACACACAAGCGACAAATTCCCGCCATACACATAATGATTGTATCAGCGGTTCAAATTAAACAGTAAAAAGGTAAATGTTTCAAATGCATATGTCCTTCAAAGGGCGTATGTGTGGGTGCAAAACAGTTTCCATAAGAGAAATTTCCCCTCTATATTTCTGCCGATCAGCAAAATTGCTAGAATGTAGTCTAATCTGCAACAGGAAAGACTGCTACAAATGCTTAACAACCTGCAAACCTAAGGGCGTCCCAATTCCAGGGAAGAAACAAGGTTAATAATTAGATAATGCAGGAAAGTTACCAAAAGGGGCAAATTTGTTATGACAAGTACCCATATTAACAAGCCATTATTAAATACTGAAACGCGCACCACCAGCCACAACGAAATTAATAAGTTCACACACACGACGTAGAGTGGGATACTGGATCGGGGCGCTCACCTGAAACACAATCCCCGCGAGGAGTAGCGGCCACTTCTCGCGAAGTAGCGGCAGCTCGGTCGTCGTCTCCGCGCACACCTTCCTCCATACCTGCACAGCCCAAAAAGAAAGGATTGTGAGTCCTCACAGCTACCAAAAAAAGCACACGCGGTGGAGGCGGCAGAAGGCATCGCCGAATCCAGCGGAGCGGAGACCTTGGAAGCCTCCCGAGCTAGGTAGATCGTCATGGCAGTAGACGACGCAAACCCTGCTCCGACAACGGCTGCTGCAGCTTCTACTGGGCGAGGCGATCACGTCCATGCTCCGATCCGCACATCACGCCTCGGCCTGCCGCGTCCGCGGGAGGGGTCGCCGGTTGAGTGGAGCAGAGAACGGCGCTGGCCAGGGGGGACGGGACTGGACCAGCAATCTGGCTCCAGTCCTCCGGCAGGGAGGCGGACGGATGGGGGAGGCCGAAAGGCCGTCGCTCTGGGGATCTcgcgggcggcggaggcgctcggAGAGGCGGgagggcggcgaccggcggcgTGAGACCTGGGGCTGGGGGAGTTGGGAGTCGGCAGGGAGTTCAAGAGAGTAGATCAAGGGAAACGAGATAATGATGTGTTTGTGAAATGCGGGAGAGCGAGGGGGTTGATGGGGAAAAGGCGGGCAGGAGGTGGGGGAGGGTGATGGGGGTCGTGGCCTCGTGGAGTTTTCCAACCGCCTTTTGGCACGGTCTAGTTAAAAATGGCGAGGGCACGTGATATGGCCTGCCGAtggcttttctttcttcttttctcggAGAGAGACCGCCACGGCGACGGGCTTTCCAGTTTGAAAGTTTCAGTGGAGCTTGTTTGCATAGCTTTACAACTCTTTCAAATAAGTGGTATTAAATCTAGGTTCAGTTATCAATTGTCGTTTTCTTTCTCCCCTAGAAAGATGGAGGCTTTCGGGTGTTTAGGGTTTCCTGCCTCTCGTCGGTGCCCCCGCCGACCCGTCTCGTCTACTGAGGAGTCATGGAAGCGCGGTGGATCCCGACCCATGCTGATGGGAGGGCTCATGCTTTTATTTTAGGTGTTTTTTAGTCTGATTAGGGTTTGTGTCCTTTTCAGAAAGGCAAGGCAGCGGTGACTTCCTAAGAATGAAATAAGGTTCTCTTTGCCTAGCCACCGCCCCGACGGTGCGTCTCGCATCGTCAGAGGGTGcatggaggtgtgtctccgacgaGTCTCATGGAATTCTGTCAGTATTTGTCTTCGGTGGATCAgcttggatccggtcttcgttcgtgTGTGTTCATGTGTCTACATGTTGAATTCTTTCGATCTGCGCTTCTCTTTATCGACGGTGGTTGTTGTTCTGACGTGTTGGTCCCTTGGGACCTTAGCTCGACGACTTCTCAACTCTCTTCTACAACAAAGTTTTCCCGACTCTAATTAGCGAGGGCCAGTGATGGCAGCGCGCCTTTGAATCGAAAGTTCCTGTAAAAAAATTCCAAGTACTATTTGCAGCATATATGTCGTAGCAAAAGTTTTGCATGAGTTACTCTCTTAGCTTGTTGTACAATATTTTCCTCTATCGTCTCCCACCTGTCTCCAAAGAAAAGCAACTAGGGTTTCTGCGTAAGTGTCACCGACATCAGTTCTTCTTTCCTCCAGGTGCCTTCTAGCACAACATGCGGGAAACCCTAGTTTGAGGTTGTTTGGGTTTCCCTAACTTTTGTTATGGCCAATTCTATGTGTCTAACTGGTGGTGGCAAGGTGACGGTGTTACCCACAACGCGGAATAAGTTCTTCGCGTCATGTCCTCGTCCGGGTGATGATGATTGATGTTAGTGGACAACGTATGGAGTTTCGATCAGGGCCATGTTGAATGCCTCATTTTTGTCAACGAATAGTGTTTTGATCTTCTGATTTTCTACTCCTTTCGACGATGCACATCCGGACTTCGACGGCGTAGAAAATTTAGCGAGGTAAGGCCTCCCTGGTTCTGTTTGGCCGGACATGGGATAGTTGTCCAAACCCCTTCATCGTGTTCTTCTCTAGGACAAAGATCTGGTCCTTAGCACGTCATTCTCAACTTCTTATGGCTTCGACCAACACTTCTCGGCTGCTATGTCGCAGCCTTGGCTTCTAGGGTATTCCGATCCAGAGGCAGTACCAAGCTTTACTCACTGGGTGATGCCGCTGAGTGCATGAGGAAGACGACATCGATATAGCCCAGGACCACTAGCAATGCTACACTTGAAAAGCCACGCAGGCcaagttttttttgaaagatccaggcTTGTTGGCTTTTCATTGGCTTAGCAGGGGAGAGTTACAGAAAATTGTGATCAAGTGATCAAAGCAAGAGAGGGTCTTTAACAAAGGTAGAGGAGGAGGGGGCACGCAGGCACCCCCCCCCCTACTCGCCACTGCAGAATATAACAAGGCCTATTTCTCACGTAATTTCCCTCTATTGTTCGATATCTCTCTAGCAGGCTTCAATCACGCCTATCGCGCTCGGTGTCTTTCCTCTGAATGCACATCTGTTTCTCTCCAGCCAGATGTGTCAGGCGATCATCGCCACCGTGGTCTTGACTCCTCTTTTATCCCTTGACGTCGCGGAGTTGAAGATTGTGGTGACCGCCTCGGTTGTAGTTTTGCTTGAACTCCAGGAGGCTGGTGAGAGTGCCGCGCATCCCCCCCAGGTGGCTGCCCTTGACCAAACTTCCCGCGAGGTGTTGCACTCCCATATCAGGTGAAAAGAAGACTCGAGGTTGCGGCAACATAATTGACAGAAGTATGGATTTTTTCCATCCCCTACGTTGCAGGCGGTCATTGCACCAGAGACGGTTGTGGTGGAGCAGCCAAAGGAAGAATTTGATCTTTCCAGGAGCCCAGATCTTCCACACCAGCCGCTTCATGCTCGATGTTGGTTGCGAAAGGAATTGGGAGTTGTACGCTGACCTTGCTATGTAGTGGCCTCCGACTTTCCATGAGATCTCATCCTCGATTCCTTCACACAACACCAAGTTTGCGTCTCGGATGCAGTGCTGCAGCAGGACAGCCTGGGGATGATTTGCAAGTTGTT is from Triticum aestivum cultivar Chinese Spring chromosome 1B, IWGSC CS RefSeq v2.1, whole genome shotgun sequence and encodes:
- the LOC123135620 gene encoding uncharacterized protein, coding for MVGSGAQSASGAEVEDIELGERRRADEFVDDDEEGSQYFTDAEDRSWPSHSRQESAAFEDCISRCASTRASSCGGADSDADIEAGGGHFRKSSCVSECSLDDVDLEAGFGGESAKGSPDPEKAEKNCRICHLGLESAAAESGAGITLGCSCKGDLSYSHKQCAETWFKIRGNKTCEICSSTACNVVVLGDPEFVEQSNESNTTAAGHTFPNETRRFWQGHRFLNFLLACMVFAFVISWLFHFNVPG
- the LOC123135606 gene encoding phosphatidylinositol:ceramide inositolphosphotransferase isoform X2; translation: MTIYLAREASKVWRKVCAETTTELPLLREKWPLLLAGIVFQWTFHPFIYHSKRFYTILIWRRVLAFLVASQVLRIITFYSTQLPGPNYHCREGSNMATLPPPNNVLEVLLINFPRGVNLGCGDLIFSSHMIFTLVFVRTYHKYGSKRFIKLLAWVMAIVQSLLIIAARKHYTVDVVVAWYAVNLVVFFVDTKLPEMPDRSNGSPLIPLSNKDKDGRPKDEKDVMLKDEFHKLLNGNHGDPTDRRQRVQMNGRHPEEDMSSMLSDATPNGT
- the LOC123135606 gene encoding phosphatidylinositol:ceramide inositolphosphotransferase isoform X1 → MTIYLAREASKVWRKVCAETTTELPLLREKWPLLLAGIVFQYIHGLAARGVHYLHRPGPLLQDLGFMALPELGQDKNYLSECTFVFIFFSFFLWTFHPFIYHSKRFYTILIWRRVLAFLVASQVLRIITFYSTQLPGPNYHCREGSNMATLPPPNNVLEVLLINFPRGVNLGCGDLIFSSHMIFTLVFVRTYHKYGSKRFIKLLAWVMAIVQSLLIIAARKHYTVDVVVAWYAVNLVVFFVDTKLPEMPDRSNGSPLIPLSNKDKDGRPKDEKDVMLKDEFHKLLNGNHGDPTDRRQRVQMNGRHPEEDMSSMLSDATPNGT